One stretch of Euphorbia lathyris chromosome 7, ddEupLath1.1, whole genome shotgun sequence DNA includes these proteins:
- the LOC136201540 gene encoding protein DETOXIFICATION 54: MAEKDPDLSIQTFPSSSEVVEELKELWGMALPVTAAHLMAFFRSVVSVMFLGRLGSLELAGGALSIGFTNITGYSVLVGLASGLEPVCSQAYGSKNWELLSLSLQRMILILLIAIIPISLLWINLESIMNSMGQDREITAMAATYCIYSLPDLLTNTLLQPLRVFLRSQQVTKPIMYCSLLAVIFHVPLNYMLVVVMKLGVPGVAMASVVTNMNMVVLMVGYVWWVSGRWEMRWTGGIGGVCGGVGPLMKLAVPSCLGICLEWWWYEIVIVMAGYLANPKLAVAATGILIQTTSMMYTVPMALAGCVSARVGNELGAGKPYKAKLAAMVALGCAFFIGIINVTWTIILRERWAGLFTKDTSLKHLVASVLPIIGLCELGNCPQTTGCGILRGTARPAVGARINLGSFYFVGTPVAVGLAFGLNVGFAGLWFGLLSAQVACAVSILYVVLVRTDWEHEALKSRKLTGIEMCGNSGVGDEEGEEESKRLLMNGNGSRV; the protein is encoded by the exons ATGGCGGAAAAGGATCCAGATTTATCTATCCAAACATTCCCATCTTCCTCTGAG GTCGTTGAAGAGCTAAAAGAGCTATGGGGAATGGCTTTGCCAGTAACAGCAGCACATTTAATGGCCTTTTTTAGATCAGTGGTTTCAGTAATGTTTTTGGGGAGGTTAGGCAGTCTAGAATTAGCCGGTGGTGCACTTTCCATTGGGTTCACAAATATCACAGGCTACTCAGTTCTTGTAGGATTAGCATCTGGACTAGAGCCAGTTTGTAGTCAAGCTTATGGCAGCAAAAATTGGGAGCTTCTTTCACTATCTCTTCAACGAATGATCCTAATACTCTTGATTGCAATCATACCCATAAGTCTATTATGGATTAACCTAGAATCTATAATGAATTCAATGGGTCAAGATAGAGAAATCACAGCAATGGCAGCAACTTACTGTATCTACTCTTTACCTGATCTATTAACAAACACTTTGTTACAACCTTTGAGAGTATTCTTAAGATCACAGCAGGTGACAAAGCCAATAATGTATTGCTCATTACTGGCAGTGATATTCCACGTGCCACTGAATTATATGTTAGTGGTGGTGATGAAGCTAGGGGTCCCAGGAGTGGCAATGGCATCAGTGGTGACTAACATGAATATGGTAGTGTTGATGGTAGGGTATGTGTGGTGGGTGAGTGGACGGTGGGAGATGAGATGGACGGGTGGGATTGGAGGAGTATGTGGTGGAGTAGGACCACTAATGAAATTGGCCGTGCCTAGTTGTTTAGGGATCTGCCTGGAATGGTGGTGGTATGAGATTGTGATAGTCATGGCAGGATACCTGGCTAATCCTAAATTGGCTGTCGCCGCCACTGGTATTCTGATTCAGACTACTAGCATGATGTACACTGTTCCTATGGCTCTTGCTGGCTGTGTTTCTGCCAGG GTTGGAAATGAGCTTGGAGCTGGCAAGCCTTACAAAGCCAAGCTAGCAGCCATGGTTGCATTGGGTTGTGCTTTTTTTATTGGCATCATCAATGTCACTTGGACTATTATACTTAGAGAGAGATGGGCTGGTTTATTCACCAAAGATACCTCTCTTAAACATCTAGTAGCATCAGTTTTGCCTATAATTGGCCTCTGTGAGCTTGGTAATTGCCCTCAAACAACAGGCTGTGGAATCCTACGGGGCACCGCGAGGCCCGCGGTTGGGGCCAGAATCAACTTGGGGTCATTTTACTTTGTGGGTACACCGGTGGCAGTGGGCTTAGCCTTTGGGCTGAATGTTGGGTTTGCTGGGCTTTGGTTCGGGCTATTATCGGCCCAAGTAGCCTGTGCTGTGTCTATACTGTATGTTGTGTTGGTAAGG